The Lates calcarifer isolate ASB-BC8 linkage group LG14, TLL_Latcal_v3, whole genome shotgun sequence genome has a segment encoding these proteins:
- the rce1a gene encoding CAAX prenyl protease 2, producing the protein MSEEEDLSPNLLTQGIINGNSDFVAPEGLCWVSVLSCLLLACSYVGSLYVWRSDLPRDHPTVIKRRFTSVLIVSGLSPLFVWAWREFTSVRTGPSLLALMGIRFEGLIPAIIFPLVLTMVLFLGPLMQLAMDCPWSFMDGIRVAFDPWFWMLCFSDMRWLRNQVVAPLTEELVFRACMLPMLVPCAGPSIAIFTCPLFFGVAHFHHVIELLRFRQGTLSGIFLSAVFQFSYTAVFGAYTAFIFIRTGHLMGPVLCHSFCNYMGFPAISTALEHPQRLTVLSSYLLGVILFLLFLFPFTDPSYYGLPTPVCTLTSSPSSLCLS; encoded by the exons atgtcagaggaggaggatttatCACCAAACCTTCTGACACAGGGGATAATAAACGGCAATAGCGACTTCGTAGCTCCAGAGGGTTTATGCTGGGTGTCAGTGCTGTCCTGTCTGTTGCTCGCTTGTTCTTATGTCGGCAGTTTGTACGTGTGGAGGAGTGACCTGCCGAG GGATCACCCTACTGTGATAAAAAGACGCTTCACCAGTGTCCTGATCGTGTCGGGACTGTCACCTCTCTTTGTGTGGGCATGGAGAGAATTCACCAGTGTCAGG aCTGGTCCGTCATTACTGGCTCTTATGGGCATCCGGTTTGAGGGCCTTATTCCCGCCATCATATTTCCTCTGGTGCTCACAATG GTCCTGTTTCTGGGTCCCCTCATGCAGTTGGCCATGGACTGTCCCTGGAGCTTCATGGATGGGATCAGGGTAGCCTTTG ACCCGTGGTTCTGgatgttgtgtttcagtgacaTGCGCTGGTTGAGAAATCAGGTGGTAGCACCGTTAACAGAGGAGCTGGTATTCAGGGCCTGCATGCTGCCCATGTTGGTGCCCTGTGCTGGCCCTTCAATTGCCATCTTCACCTGCCCTCTCTTCTTCGGAGTGG CTCACTTCCACCACGTGATTGAGCTGCTGCGGTTCAGACAGGGGACGCTGTCGGGGatcttcctctctgcag TGTTCCAGTTCTCCTACACAGCAGTGTTTGGGGCCTACACTGCTTTTATCTTCATCAGAACAG GTCACCTGATGGGCCCAGTCCTCTGCCACTCCTTCTGTAACTACATGGGTTTCCCTGCCATCAGCACAGCCCTGGAGCACCCGCAACGCCTCACCGTCCTCTCCTCCTACCTGCTTGGggtcatcctcttcctcctcttcctctttcccttcaCTGACCCTTCCTACTATGGCCTCCCCACACCAGTCTGCACCCTCACTTCCTCTCCCagctccctctgcctctcctga